The DNA sequence TACTGGGAGGCCCAGATGGATCGTGATCTTGTGACGGAGGTCCTTCGTCTCGGCTGGGAGCAGGGGGTCGAGGTTCAGGCTATGGGGGACGAGCTGGTCTTCTGTAGGCCTCAGGACCTCGGAACCATAGAGTTTTTCGAGTCCGTCGGCGTTCCTTACTCTCCGTCTCTTGCCGGTCCCGAGGCCGATCTCGGAAGGGTTTTCAGGGTCATGTTTCACGATCGCTCCCGGTCGGAAGGCAGGGGCATCTCCGAGATGCTCAAATCGGCTCTCGGCGGAAGGGCCGAGGTCGTATTGGCCGGAAACGGATTCGTCGACGTTTTGCCTTTCGGGGTGAACAAGGGAAGCGCTCTGAAAAGGTTGCTGGACATGGTGGATGTGGAGTACGATATAGTCGTCGCCGTAGGGGATAACGAAAACGACATGGAGTTGTTGCGCAGGGCAGATGTCCCTGTGGCGATTTCCTCCGCTCCCGGGGATCTTCTGGCTCTCGCTTCCTGGACAGTTCCATGTCCAGAGATGGGCGGCGCAGATGTCCTTGTGGATCGGCTTTTAAAGATCGAGAAGGAGGAGTACGTAAATGGCTGAGATTTCGAGATGGTGCGTCGAGGATATGGTCATTCCGGAGAACTGCAACATAGTGTTGGGGCAGAGCCATTTCATAAAGACCGTAGAGGACCTTTACGAGGCTCTTGTGACCTCGTCGCCTTCGCTGGAATTCGGCGTAGCCTTCTGCGAGGCCTCGGGAGATTGTCTCATTCGAAAGGATGGCAATGCTCCCGACCTGGTCGAGACGGCGGTTGAGAACGCCGGAAAGATCGCTGCTGGTCATAGTTTCGTCGTGCTTTTGAGAAACGGCTATCCCATAAACGTGTTGGACCGTATAAAAGGGTGTCAGGAGGTTTGCCGGATTTTCGCCGCCACGGCGAATCCGATTCAGGTTTTGGTCGCGGAGACGGAGCAGGGCAGAGGGGTTGTAGGCGTGGTGGACGGCTTCGTTCCCAAGGGAGTCGAGTCCGAGGAGGATGTAGCGGCCAGAAAAAGCCTCCTCAAAGATATCATAGGATACAAAAGGTGAGCTTCCGAAGCTTTGGAGTGGCTCTTTTTCTCCTTTTGCTGACGGCCCTGTCCTAGGCGGAGGCCGAGGTTCCCCGCTCGGT is a window from the Dethiosulfovibrio russensis genome containing:
- a CDS encoding HAD-IIB family hydrolase, whose translation is MVTDLDGTLLDGKGSMSSTTVLALERLRSDGWDISVASGRILGSALPHILAVGAELPSILYDGARIMDRRGQVYWEAQMDRDLVTEVLRLGWEQGVEVQAMGDELVFCRPQDLGTIEFFESVGVPYSPSLAGPEADLGRVFRVMFHDRSRSEGRGISEMLKSALGGRAEVVLAGNGFVDVLPFGVNKGSALKRLLDMVDVEYDIVVAVGDNENDMELLRRADVPVAISSAPGDLLALASWTVPCPEMGGADVLVDRLLKIEKEEYVNG
- a CDS encoding adenosine-specific kinase, encoding MAEISRWCVEDMVIPENCNIVLGQSHFIKTVEDLYEALVTSSPSLEFGVAFCEASGDCLIRKDGNAPDLVETAVENAGKIAAGHSFVVLLRNGYPINVLDRIKGCQEVCRIFAATANPIQVLVAETEQGRGVVGVVDGFVPKGVESEEDVAARKSLLKDIIGYKR